The following coding sequences lie in one Kitasatospora azatica KCTC 9699 genomic window:
- a CDS encoding choice-of-anchor D domain-containing protein — translation MHKTGRRRVLGAALCTALLTLGVTATTATTTAQADTTTVSVDTYRTGWDQNEPGLTPAQVSSSDFGQQFSAPVNGQVYAQPVVIGSTVVVATETNHVYGLDAATGAVKWTDTYGAPWPASGETTPGATWSCGDLAPYIGITSTPVFDPASGYVFLTSKEDGGTYHQAPTWKMHAISPTTGAEKPGFPVLIGGSPSNDPTVVFNPVEQGQRAGLLLMNGVVYAGFGSVCDHGAWRGYVAGVSTGGAQTALWADETGTANHGGGIWAAGGGLVGDNQGHIEFSTGNGVSPPVGPGSSPPSTMSESVISLTVQGDGSLRASDFFSPSDASFLDQNDRDLGSGGVMAIPDSYGTAAVPHLAVTEGKDGRVFLLNRDNLGGHSQGPNGSDVIVQTLGPYSGCYCHPAFWGGGSGYVYYSSNGGPLQAFRLGTDGSGAPALALAGQGAINFGYLTEGSPIVTSTGTTPGSATVWVERADDMYGNNGTLLAYNGTPNADGSLSLLWSGPIGIAPKFVTPASSNGRVYIGTRDGHLLAFGRPAASALTGSPVSVGSVNVGASGSGTLTVTATKALTVSSVTTAAPFAVTAPALPHPMAVGDTLAIPVGFTPTAAGASSGIVNLATDAGTVGFSVTGTGVKAGFATNPAKVSFSDQPTGVPISATVQFTNTGTGNETVSAVQSPAAPWSVTGAPAPGTVVAPGGSFIENVTYLPTAAGSSSTTLSVSSTSGTFAVPLTGSAVTGQGHLTITPSTLAFGSIPVGTQTPQLSFTVTNDGNIAVTLNKAKAPVGTFSSPNAIAEGTVIGPDQSIAVPVVFSPSAAGAAADSYEITGNTGQGDLYVQLTGTGLATLPAPPTGWQANGSATQANGAIQLTTAGSNQSGSAFYGSPVATDGLTASFTAQLNGGTGGDGMTFALVDSTKGTATGTGVGGGGLGFSGLTGLSVDLVSSWSGQTGMGNFLGIAPGPGSGHDNLTYLAYAKAPTDLRTGTHAVGVTVAGGHVKVSLDGTGLLDYVPAAGVIPSNAYVGFTGSTGYSTDLHAVGNVVITPPATATGSPKPLTPTPTAVAFGSATVGSSAAQSVILANNGTATETVTAVSAPAAPFGANLPSVGTTVPVGGTITVPVSFTPTLTGSQNSTFAVTTTSGTVTVSLAGAGQPASSGGTLPGFTDSSWKLNGVAANNAGVVALTTDGMHSSKGSVVNSTAVSPLGLHAVFTEQISGTSSSQGDGMSFALLDASTNTANSLGSDGSGLGVGGLNALVTGLCVFGNFGVNTAPVLGVGTARAGTGGFGTLATSTTIPALQGASHQIDITVTTASHLVVKIDGVQQLDVAVTLPNRVLVAFTAGVGASTDTFAVSAPTISFAS, via the coding sequence ATGCACAAAACCGGCCGCCGACGTGTCCTGGGCGCAGCGCTCTGCACCGCGCTGCTCACCCTCGGAGTCACCGCCACCACAGCCACCACCACCGCCCAAGCCGACACCACCACCGTCTCCGTCGACACCTACCGCACCGGCTGGGACCAGAACGAGCCGGGCCTGACTCCGGCCCAGGTCAGCTCCTCCGACTTCGGCCAGCAGTTCAGCGCCCCCGTCAACGGTCAGGTCTACGCCCAGCCCGTGGTGATCGGCAGCACGGTCGTGGTGGCCACCGAGACCAACCACGTCTACGGCCTGGACGCGGCCACCGGCGCGGTCAAGTGGACCGACACCTACGGCGCCCCGTGGCCGGCCTCCGGCGAGACCACCCCGGGCGCGACCTGGTCCTGCGGCGACCTCGCGCCGTACATCGGGATCACCTCCACCCCCGTCTTCGACCCGGCCTCCGGGTACGTCTTCCTGACCTCAAAGGAGGACGGCGGCACCTACCACCAGGCGCCCACCTGGAAGATGCACGCGATCAGCCCGACCACCGGTGCGGAGAAGCCGGGGTTCCCGGTGCTGATCGGCGGCTCGCCGTCCAACGACCCGACCGTGGTCTTCAATCCGGTGGAGCAGGGCCAGCGCGCCGGCCTGCTGCTGATGAACGGCGTGGTGTACGCGGGCTTCGGCTCGGTCTGCGACCACGGCGCCTGGCGCGGCTATGTGGCCGGGGTGTCCACCGGTGGGGCGCAGACGGCGCTCTGGGCGGACGAGACCGGTACGGCGAACCACGGCGGCGGCATCTGGGCGGCCGGTGGCGGCCTGGTCGGCGACAACCAGGGGCACATCGAGTTCTCCACTGGCAACGGCGTGTCCCCGCCGGTCGGTCCGGGCAGCAGTCCGCCGAGCACCATGTCGGAGTCGGTGATCAGCCTCACCGTCCAGGGCGACGGCTCGCTCAGGGCGAGCGACTTCTTCAGCCCCTCCGACGCCTCCTTCCTGGACCAGAACGACCGTGACCTCGGCTCCGGCGGCGTGATGGCGATCCCGGACAGCTACGGCACCGCCGCCGTCCCGCACCTGGCCGTCACCGAGGGCAAGGACGGCCGGGTCTTCCTGCTGAACCGGGACAACCTCGGCGGCCACTCGCAGGGTCCGAACGGCAGTGACGTGATCGTGCAGACCCTGGGCCCGTACAGCGGCTGCTACTGCCACCCGGCGTTCTGGGGCGGCGGCAGCGGCTACGTCTACTACTCGAGCAACGGCGGTCCGCTGCAGGCGTTCCGGCTGGGCACCGACGGGTCAGGCGCCCCGGCGCTCGCCCTGGCCGGCCAGGGCGCGATCAACTTCGGCTACCTGACCGAGGGCTCACCGATCGTCACATCCACCGGTACGACGCCTGGTTCGGCCACCGTCTGGGTGGAGCGGGCCGACGACATGTACGGCAACAACGGCACCCTGCTGGCGTACAACGGCACGCCCAACGCGGACGGTTCGCTCAGCCTGCTCTGGTCGGGGCCGATCGGCATCGCGCCCAAGTTCGTCACCCCGGCCAGCAGCAACGGCCGGGTCTACATCGGCACCCGGGACGGCCACCTGCTCGCCTTCGGCCGCCCGGCGGCCTCCGCCCTGACCGGCTCCCCGGTCTCCGTCGGCAGCGTCAACGTCGGTGCCAGCGGCAGCGGGACGCTGACCGTGACGGCCACCAAGGCGCTCACCGTCAGCAGTGTGACCACCGCAGCGCCGTTCGCCGTCACCGCGCCGGCGCTGCCGCACCCGATGGCGGTGGGGGACACCCTCGCCATCCCGGTCGGCTTCACACCGACCGCCGCCGGCGCCTCCTCCGGCATCGTCAACCTGGCCACGGACGCGGGGACGGTCGGCTTCTCGGTCACCGGCACCGGGGTCAAGGCGGGATTCGCGACCAATCCGGCGAAGGTGAGCTTCTCCGACCAGCCCACCGGAGTGCCGATCTCGGCCACCGTGCAGTTCACCAACACCGGCACCGGCAACGAGACGGTGAGCGCCGTGCAGTCGCCGGCCGCGCCGTGGAGCGTGACCGGTGCGCCGGCGCCCGGCACCGTGGTGGCGCCCGGCGGGTCCTTCATCGAGAACGTCACCTACCTGCCGACGGCGGCCGGCAGCAGCAGTACCACGCTCTCGGTCAGCTCCACCTCGGGGACCTTCGCGGTGCCGCTCACCGGCAGCGCCGTCACCGGCCAGGGCCATCTGACGATCACGCCGAGCACCCTGGCCTTCGGATCCATCCCGGTCGGCACCCAGACGCCGCAGCTCAGCTTCACCGTCACCAATGACGGCAACATCGCGGTGACACTGAACAAGGCCAAGGCGCCGGTGGGCACCTTCAGTAGCCCGAACGCGATCGCGGAGGGCACCGTGATCGGCCCGGACCAGTCGATCGCCGTCCCGGTGGTGTTCAGTCCGAGCGCGGCGGGCGCCGCCGCCGACAGCTACGAGATCACCGGCAACACCGGACAGGGCGACCTGTACGTCCAGCTGACCGGCACCGGCCTGGCCACGCTGCCCGCGCCGCCGACCGGCTGGCAGGCCAACGGCTCGGCGACGCAGGCGAACGGCGCGATCCAGCTGACGACTGCCGGCTCCAACCAGTCCGGTTCGGCCTTCTACGGCTCCCCGGTCGCCACCGACGGCCTGACCGCCTCCTTCACCGCGCAACTGAACGGCGGCACCGGCGGCGACGGCATGACCTTCGCCCTGGTCGACTCGACCAAGGGCACGGCCACCGGCACCGGCGTGGGCGGCGGCGGGCTCGGCTTCTCGGGGCTGACCGGGCTGAGCGTCGACCTGGTCTCCTCCTGGAGCGGGCAGACCGGGATGGGCAACTTCCTCGGTATCGCACCCGGCCCGGGCAGCGGGCACGACAACCTGACCTACCTGGCCTACGCCAAGGCGCCCACCGACCTGCGCACCGGCACCCACGCGGTGGGCGTCACGGTCGCGGGCGGGCACGTCAAGGTCTCGCTGGACGGCACCGGCCTGCTGGACTACGTCCCGGCCGCCGGGGTGATCCCGAGCAACGCCTACGTCGGGTTCACCGGGTCGACCGGCTACTCCACCGACCTGCACGCGGTCGGCAATGTGGTGATCACCCCGCCGGCCACCGCCACCGGCAGCCCGAAGCCGCTGACCCCGACGCCGACCGCAGTCGCCTTCGGCTCGGCCACCGTGGGCAGTTCGGCCGCCCAGTCGGTGATCCTGGCCAACAACGGCACCGCCACCGAGACCGTGACGGCCGTCAGCGCGCCCGCCGCGCCGTTCGGTGCGAACCTGCCGAGCGTCGGCACCACCGTCCCGGTCGGCGGCACCATCACCGTTCCGGTCAGCTTCACACCGACCCTGACGGGAAGTCAGAACAGCACCTTCGCCGTCACCACCACCAGCGGGACGGTCACGGTCTCGCTGGCCGGCGCCGGACAGCCGGCCTCCAGCGGCGGCACGCTGCCCGGATTCACCGACAGCTCCTGGAAGTTGAACGGGGTGGCGGCCAACAACGCGGGCGTGGTGGCGCTGACCACCGACGGGATGCACTCCTCGAAGGGGTCGGTCGTCAACAGCACGGCGGTCTCGCCGCTCGGTCTGCATGCCGTGTTCACCGAGCAGATCAGCGGTACCAGCAGCTCGCAGGGCGACGGCATGAGCTTCGCGCTGCTCGACGCCTCCACCAACACCGCCAACTCCCTCGGCAGTGACGGCAGTGGGCTCGGGGTGGGCGGGTTGAACGCGCTGGTCACCGGGCTCTGCGTGTTCGGGAACTTCGGGGTGAACACCGCGCCGGTGCTGGGGGTCGGCACCGCACGGGCCGGTACCGGCGGGTTCGGCACGCTCGCCACCAGCACCACGATCCCGGCCCTGCAGGGCGCGAGCCATCAGATCGACATCACCGTCACCACCGCGAGCCATCTGGTGGTGAAGATCGACGGCGTCCAACAGCTGGACGTCGCGGTCACCCTGCCGAACCGGGTGCTGGTGGCGTTCACCGCCGGGGTGGGTGCCTCCACCGACACCTTCGCCGTCTCGGCGCCGACCATCTCCTTTGCCTCGTAA
- a CDS encoding MmyB family transcriptional regulator, which produces MRYLMERLIDTPVQVVSDLGDLLAQNAEADALLGTVCQVQGEARNIVWNWFANPVLRELYSEEEWVESGRHLVADLRAAVGRRGADAEARDLVERLRARSPQFATLWAQHEVGVQRSRLIRLPKGQVRQRADAVEYQVETLLTPAADQRLLLFTTA; this is translated from the coding sequence GTGCGGTACCTGATGGAGCGACTGATCGACACGCCCGTGCAGGTGGTCAGCGACCTCGGCGACCTGTTGGCGCAGAACGCGGAGGCGGACGCGCTGCTCGGGACGGTGTGCCAGGTCCAGGGGGAGGCCCGCAACATCGTCTGGAACTGGTTCGCCAACCCGGTGTTGCGTGAGCTCTACAGCGAGGAGGAGTGGGTGGAGAGCGGGCGGCACCTGGTCGCCGACCTGCGTGCGGCGGTCGGCCGGCGGGGCGCGGACGCCGAGGCGCGCGACCTGGTCGAGCGACTGCGCGCTCGTAGCCCGCAGTTCGCCACGCTCTGGGCGCAGCACGAGGTCGGAGTCCAGCGCTCCCGGCTGATCCGGTTGCCGAAGGGCCAGGTGCGACAGCGGGCCGACGCGGTCGAGTACCAGGTGGAAACGCTGCTGACCCCGGCGGCCGACCAGCGCCTGCTGCTCTTTACGACTGCGTAA
- a CDS encoding zinc-binding dehydrogenase: MVNPVEAETTGTRFTGSDPSEDRTSDALAQALALHGAGTLQLPIRATFPLAEAAAAQDLSEQGRGRGKIVLTV, translated from the coding sequence ATCGTCAACCCCGTCGAGGCCGAGACCACGGGCACCCGCTTCACCGGCAGCGACCCGTCCGAGGACCGGACCTCGGACGCGCTCGCCCAGGCACTGGCGCTGCACGGTGCGGGGACGCTTCAGCTGCCGATCCGCGCCACCTTCCCGCTGGCCGAGGCCGCTGCGGCGCAGGACTTGAGCGAGCAGGGGCGTGGGCGGGGGAAGATCGTCCTCACGGTGTGA